One window of Desulfovibrio subterraneus genomic DNA carries:
- a CDS encoding oligosaccharide flippase family protein, producing MQFQLWRALHCAAIFPCRSDSIVSLLHKIWDGVWTGTVASIYEALMKIPRMMVMTRFLGPEWYGLLGLFGMARDVVGTFAQLGTGDAIIHHLSAAKAANKTEKMGATLGAAGIIRFCTLFILIAGVVLFRPELVAQAQSLPALAAVPVDTLELILILLMVGIAVQIIEGPFGNALQGAQAWRALLVVRIISITASTALAIGAALLGLHLIGIVAAQQIGFIVTAIVVFWFYLRYVRSTLKNPTFRQSLAEVRPLLLFGLPLVLGQLFRYVYIYTDQLMLAAIGSSVAELSNYEVARNAAGLLSFVPTLLRSVMFPAASEFRVGRGRQELEALFAFMSKHLCWIMAPLALWMTAVSPLAIRVVAGEQYAVAAPALAWLAALMVINGFGVSLFTCLVGALGRTREQFAIECFGGGLNVVLNFMLIPEYGFMGAVYATVVVKALGLMLGSFFLSRQMRLLFPLRPAFISLIMAGGLGCILWGAMQISDWLVFLLLPVVALTYLWSTIRFGVLDTQDIAYVDRLAGKVFARFPVLQRFVIRCAVPVPDVYKL from the coding sequence TTGCAGTTTCAACTTTGGCGGGCACTGCACTGCGCCGCTATATTTCCTTGTAGGTCGGATAGCATAGTGAGCTTGCTGCATAAAATATGGGACGGTGTCTGGACGGGTACGGTTGCCTCCATCTATGAGGCTTTGATGAAAATTCCCCGTATGATGGTCATGACGCGTTTCCTAGGGCCGGAATGGTACGGTTTGCTGGGACTTTTCGGCATGGCACGGGATGTGGTGGGGACGTTCGCTCAGCTGGGGACGGGGGACGCCATCATCCATCATCTTTCCGCCGCCAAAGCGGCGAATAAGACAGAAAAGATGGGAGCAACGCTCGGGGCTGCGGGAATTATCCGCTTCTGCACACTTTTTATTCTGATAGCAGGAGTGGTGCTGTTTAGACCTGAGCTGGTGGCGCAGGCGCAGAGTTTGCCTGCACTTGCTGCAGTGCCTGTGGATACGCTTGAATTGATTCTGATTTTGCTGATGGTAGGAATTGCCGTCCAGATAATTGAGGGACCCTTTGGGAATGCCTTGCAGGGAGCGCAGGCGTGGCGGGCTCTGCTCGTTGTCCGAATCATCAGTATCACTGCTTCAACCGCTCTCGCCATCGGGGCTGCCTTGCTTGGTCTGCATCTTATAGGCATCGTGGCAGCTCAGCAGATAGGGTTTATTGTTACTGCCATTGTCGTTTTCTGGTTTTATTTGCGTTATGTCCGTTCCACGCTGAAAAATCCGACTTTCAGACAAAGCCTTGCAGAGGTCCGTCCGCTATTGCTGTTCGGGCTTCCTTTGGTATTGGGGCAGTTGTTCCGGTATGTTTATATTTACACCGATCAACTAATGCTGGCCGCCATAGGTAGTTCCGTGGCGGAACTTAGTAACTATGAAGTTGCTCGTAATGCTGCGGGACTGCTGTCTTTTGTCCCGACTCTGTTGCGGAGCGTAATGTTTCCTGCGGCTTCAGAATTCAGGGTGGGGCGCGGCAGGCAGGAACTTGAAGCACTTTTTGCCTTCATGTCCAAACATCTTTGCTGGATCATGGCTCCTCTTGCATTATGGATGACGGCGGTATCTCCACTGGCAATCAGGGTTGTCGCGGGTGAACAATACGCTGTTGCCGCCCCGGCTCTGGCATGGCTCGCCGCACTTATGGTCATTAACGGTTTTGGCGTATCCCTGTTTACCTGCCTCGTGGGGGCGCTCGGAAGAACCCGCGAACAGTTTGCCATTGAATGCTTCGGCGGCGGTTTGAACGTGGTGTTGAACTTCATGCTGATTCCGGAATACGGTTTTATGGGGGCCGTGTATGCTACGGTGGTAGTAAAAGCGCTGGGGCTTATGCTCGGTTCCTTCTTTCTTTCACGCCAGATGCGGTTGCTGTTTCCGCTTCGTCCGGCTTTCATTTCCCTGATTATGGCTGGGGGTCTGGGTTGCATCCTATGGGGAGCCATGCAGATATCCGACTGGCTGGTTTTTCTGCTGCTGCCGGTTGTGGCTCTGACCTATCTGTGGAGTACCATCAGATTTGGTGTGCTTGATACTCAGGATATTGCGTATGTGGATCGTCTTGCGGGTAAGGTTTTTGCCCGTTTTCCGGTTCTGCAGCGCTTTGTTATTCGCTGCGCCGTGCCTGTTCCGGATGTCTATAAACTGTAG
- a CDS encoding glycosyltransferase, with product MTDLTVQASSLRVGYLLRTFPILSETFVTGEIRGIGERTGVMPYVCSLYRPAPENAGGWDVESDGPVTWFRDLDKSGIPKMLGYHTGKFFRQPFRQWRYWQGCESGLSKSDKCKLAVIAMEVQRAGIQHMHTHFAWEHVDYLYALKLLTGIPFSVTVHAADIFIDPEAACRRLQAAAFVTTISEYNRKLLIERFSLPQDRVHVVRCGIDMPDIVSGDSSESAVTDGVVHAMKSDNLPLKILSVGRMVEKKGFDSLLEALRRLREQGIAFEAEIVGNGPLQSELERQADEAGLQDCVRFAGALPSERVLERVRACDVFALCCREAANGDMDGIPVVLMEAMACGKPVVSSRISGIPELVDGQCGFLADPEDAATVAAYFSRLTDDRELGRRMGRAGQDKIRKQYLRSRQIDDLLRLIVGMQEDC from the coding sequence TTGACGGATCTCACTGTTCAGGCTTCCTCCTTGCGGGTGGGGTATCTGCTCCGTACATTTCCAATTTTATCGGAAACTTTTGTTACGGGAGAAATCCGGGGAATTGGTGAGCGTACGGGAGTGATGCCATATGTATGCTCCCTGTATCGCCCGGCGCCTGAGAATGCAGGTGGATGGGATGTTGAGTCGGATGGTCCCGTCACCTGGTTTCGAGATCTTGATAAATCAGGAATTCCGAAGATGCTCGGCTACCATACAGGAAAATTCTTCAGACAACCGTTCCGGCAATGGCGCTATTGGCAGGGATGTGAGTCCGGCTTGTCCAAATCCGATAAATGCAAGCTGGCCGTGATTGCCATGGAAGTCCAGCGGGCAGGCATACAGCATATGCACACTCATTTTGCTTGGGAGCATGTGGATTATTTATATGCCTTGAAGTTGCTGACAGGTATTCCTTTTAGTGTGACAGTGCATGCTGCTGATATCTTTATCGATCCTGAAGCGGCATGCCGCAGGTTGCAGGCTGCGGCGTTTGTCACCACCATCAGTGAATATAATCGGAAGCTATTGATAGAACGTTTTTCTCTACCGCAGGACCGTGTTCACGTAGTGCGCTGCGGGATTGATATGCCGGACATTGTATCTGGAGATAGCTCGGAATCCGCCGTCACCGATGGCGTTGTCCATGCGATGAAGTCGGACAATCTCCCTCTGAAGATACTCAGCGTTGGACGCATGGTAGAGAAAAAGGGTTTCGACAGCCTGCTGGAAGCCTTGCGACGGTTGCGGGAGCAGGGGATTGCCTTTGAGGCAGAGATTGTGGGGAACGGGCCTTTGCAGTCGGAGTTGGAGCGCCAGGCGGACGAAGCTGGTTTACAGGATTGTGTCCGTTTCGCCGGAGCCTTGCCTTCAGAGCGTGTGCTGGAGCGTGTGCGCGCCTGTGACGTCTTTGCCCTGTGCTGCAGAGAGGCTGCCAACGGTGATATGGACGGCATCCCCGTGGTGCTCATGGAGGCCATGGCCTGCGGCAAACCAGTAGTCAGCAGTCGCATCAGCGGTATTCCCGAGTTGGTGGACGGGCAGTGTGGCTTTCTCGCAGACCCCGAGGATGCGGCCACGGTGGCAGCATATTTTTCCAGACTGACCGATGACAGGGAACTTGGCAGGAGAATGGGTAGGGCGGGGCAGGACAAGATCAGAAAGCAGTACCTGCGAAGCAGGCAGATAGACGATCTGTTGCGTCTGATAGTCGGAATGCAGGAGGACTGCTGA
- a CDS encoding glycosyltransferase family 4 protein, giving the protein MRILMLCADWGIPVGGNAGSSVHFRSLAKAFVDLGHEVRAVVTNGGGTASLPVPVVTVPHGTAWPRIRGAVERVRGRSTPNVCASGITPLQGLPASSITAETAADFVIGSANDPGHRAIGKTSALKFSGGEVVAQSKGNSFLSDLYYRRLPAIVHLAEELLWHRRRFEETVGGLCSHWRPDIIYERYALCQTGGLSAAQSAGIPLFLEVNSPLHDERCRRGLSASFSALARRDERRLWSQADRVFCVSEVLKARITPLRGHVSQQNGGVFVTPNGVDTELFSPDRRSGALRQLLGLGKETLVGWLGALSHERGAEEFVSIMSGVLSFRPDVHAVLIGGGPLEAELKHRAAEAGFAGRIHFTGGVVHEAVPALLADLDIAVASYPKLENFYFSPMKLYEYMASGLPVVAGNMGQMADVVVHGTSGLLMTSQEQEEWVRAIAELCDAPERRAELGNGARERALAFGSWKGNATLILEQVEALCGRGV; this is encoded by the coding sequence ATGCGGATTCTTATGCTATGCGCCGACTGGGGAATTCCTGTAGGGGGCAATGCGGGGTCGTCCGTACATTTTCGCTCCCTTGCCAAGGCCTTTGTCGATCTTGGGCATGAGGTGCGGGCTGTGGTGACTAATGGGGGGGGGACTGCCTCATTACCGGTGCCGGTTGTCACTGTGCCACATGGCACGGCATGGCCAAGGATTCGTGGTGCTGTAGAGCGGGTGCGGGGAAGGTCAACTCCTAATGTATGTGCATCGGGCATTACCCCTCTTCAGGGGCTTCCCGCGAGCAGTATTACAGCCGAAACTGCCGCAGATTTTGTCATTGGATCTGCAAACGATCCTGGCCATCGAGCTATCGGCAAAACTTCAGCGCTGAAATTTTCAGGAGGGGAGGTTGTAGCCCAAAGCAAGGGAAACTCTTTTTTAAGTGATCTCTACTACCGTAGACTTCCTGCCATAGTGCACCTTGCTGAGGAACTTCTCTGGCACCGCAGGCGTTTCGAGGAGACTGTTGGCGGGCTGTGTAGTCATTGGCGACCGGATATTATCTATGAGCGCTATGCCTTATGTCAGACCGGTGGCTTGAGTGCAGCTCAATCAGCAGGGATTCCTTTGTTTCTTGAAGTGAATTCGCCGTTGCATGACGAGCGGTGCAGGCGCGGACTATCCGCTAGTTTCAGTGCGCTTGCCCGCAGGGATGAGCGTCGTTTGTGGTCGCAGGCGGACAGGGTCTTTTGTGTCTCTGAAGTGCTCAAGGCCCGCATTACTCCACTGCGGGGGCATGTGTCGCAGCAGAACGGAGGAGTCTTCGTTACCCCGAACGGCGTGGATACTGAACTTTTCAGCCCAGATCGAAGGAGCGGGGCATTACGGCAGCTTTTGGGACTTGGCAAAGAGACTCTGGTTGGTTGGCTTGGGGCCTTGTCGCATGAAAGAGGGGCGGAAGAGTTTGTTTCCATTATGTCGGGAGTGTTGTCGTTCCGGCCGGATGTGCATGCTGTGCTTATAGGTGGCGGCCCTCTGGAGGCAGAACTGAAACACCGTGCTGCTGAAGCAGGTTTTGCAGGCAGGATACACTTCACGGGAGGAGTGGTTCATGAAGCCGTTCCGGCTTTGCTGGCAGATCTTGATATTGCAGTGGCTTCTTATCCCAAACTGGAGAATTTCTATTTTTCACCAATGAAGCTCTATGAATATATGGCAAGCGGTCTGCCTGTGGTTGCCGGAAACATGGGGCAGATGGCTGATGTGGTTGTGCATGGCACATCTGGCTTGCTTATGACGTCTCAGGAGCAGGAGGAATGGGTGCGAGCCATTGCCGAGCTGTGTGACGCTCCGGAACGAAGAGCCGAGTTGGGCAACGGTGCCCGTGAACGCGCACTGGCCTTCGGTTCGTGGAAGGGTAACGCAACGCTCATTCTTGAACAGGTCGAGGCACTTTGCGGGAGGGGGGTATAA